GAGACGATGCGGATGGTGTAAGGGAATTCCTCCGCCGAGACCAGCACCGGAGTGATGGCCCGCTCCGCCAGGGCGCCGTGCCCGATCTCCCGCCGGCTGGGCCCCCGGAGCATCCGGGCCTCGCCCACGCAGTAAGGCGGGAAGTTGTAGTGCAGCATGAAGGACTTGAAGGTCTCGCCCAACAGGGTCTCGATGCGCTGCTCGTCCGAGGGCGTCCCCAAGGTGGTCACCGCCAAGGCCTGGGTCTCGCCCCGGGTGAAGATGGCGGAGCCGTGGGTGCGGCTCAACATGCCCACCTCGCCCCAGATGGGGCGGATATCGGTGAAACTGCGGCCGTCGATGCGGCGCTTTTCGCTCAGCACATAGCGGCGCACCACCTTCTTTTGCAGGTCCTGGAAGATGGCGGCCACGTCTTTTTCCCGGCCGGCGGCCTCGGGCCCCAGGGCCTCCAGGACCTCCCTCAGGAGGGCCTCCACCCCCTCCCGCCGGGCCTTTTTCTCCGGCTGGGTCACGGCCATCAGTAGCCGGGCTTCGGCCAGCTCCCGGACCCGCTCCGGCAGATCGCCGTAGTCGGGCGCCTCGGGCAGGGGCCACTTGGTCTTGCCCACCTCTTCCCCCATGAGCCTGATGGTGGCCAGGATAGGCTGCAGCCGCTCCTGGGCGAAGAACAGGGCCTCCAGGATTTCGTCCTCCGTGGCCATGCGGGCGCCGCCCTCCACCATCACCAGGCCGTCAGGCACCCCGGCCACGATGAGATTGAGGGTGCTGTCCTTGAGCTCGGTGTTGGTGGGGTTGACCACCAGGCGGCCGTCCACCTTGCCCACCCGCACTGCGGCCACCGGGCCCTTGAAGGGCGCCGGGGAGATCTCCAGCGCCGCGGCGGCGCCGTTTAGGGCCGAGATGTCCGGGTCGATCTCCAGGTCGCCGGAGAGCACCGTGGCGATGATCTGGACCTCGTTGAACAGGCCTTTGGGGAAAAGGGGCCGCAAGGGGCGGTCAATGAGCCGGGAGGTGAGGGTCTCCTTTTCGCTGGGGCGCCCCATCTCCCGCCGGAAGAACCCCCCCGGAATGCGGCCGGCGGCATAGGCCTTCTCGATGTAATCCACCGTCAGGGGGAGGAAGTCGATGCCCTCCCGCTTCTGCTCGGAGATCACCGCGGTGGCCAGGACCGCGTTCTCGCCATAACGGACCAGGACCGAGCCGCTGGCCTGCTGGGCCAACCGCCCCACCTCGAAGGTGAGGTCCCGGCCGCCCACTTCGACGACGTATTTCTTCATCATGTAAGTCTAACCGTCCTCCTACTTCCGGAGCCCCAGTTGCTCGATGAGGGCCCGGTAGCGCTCAATGTCTTTTCTTTTCAGGTAGTTCAGGAGACGGCGCCGCTGACCCACCAGCTTGATGAGACCCCGCCGGGAGTGGTGGTCCTTGGCGTGGGTCTTGAAGTGGCCGGTGAGGTAAGAGATGCGCTCGCTTAAGATGGCCACTTGCACTTCCGTGGACCCGGTGTCGCTCTCGTGCAGCTTGTAGCGGTCGATGATCTCCTTTTTCTGCTCTGCTGTTAACGCCACTGTCTCCTCCTTGTCAGGGATGTCGGCCGGCAAGGCAGCGGCCCGCCCTTGCCGCCGAAAAATTTTGCTTTCGCACCCTCAAAAAGGGCTCAGGCCTCCTCCATCCGCCCCTCCCCCAGGTTCACTCCGGTGAGCGGGAAAAGACCCGCACCGGCGCCAGCATGAGCCCCCGGGGGTCCCGGCGCCACTCCGCCACCGCCAAAAGGCGCCCCTCGCTCAGCACCCGCACCCGACCATTGGGGCCCTCGGCGGGTGGAGGGACGGCCACCGCCTGCCCCTGGGCCAGGCGCTGGGCCTCCCGGGAGTCCACTTGCAGCGCCGGCAGGAAAGGCAGGCAGTCGGCCAAAGGGATGAGGCGCTCCCGGGCCAGCTCCGGGTTTTGGGTCGCCTCCGCCAAAGGCAGGGCCGCATCCACCCGGAAGGGCCCCACCGCCAGGCGCCGCAAAGCCGCCAGATGCCCCCCGCAGCCCAGAGCCCGGCCCAGATCGTGGGCCAGGGTGCGCATGTAGGTGCCCTTGGAGCAGGTCACCTCCAGGACCACCCGGGGGAGCCGGATCTCCTGGATCTCCAGCCGGTAAATGGTCACTTTCCGGGGGTGCACCTTCACCTCGATGCCCCGCCGGGCCAGCTCATAGAGCCGCCGCCCCTGGTGGCGCAGGGCGGAATAGAGGGGCGGCACCTGCTCAATGTCGCCCACGAAGCGGGCCGCCGCGGCCCTCACCTCCGTCTCGGTGACCGCCACCGGCCTTTCCGCCACCACCCGGCCGGTGGGGTCCTGGGTGTCCGTCTCTTTTCCCAGCTCCACCGTCGCCAGGTAGGTCTTGTCCAGGTCCTCCAGGAACGGCACCAGGCGGGTGGCCGCGCCCAGGGCCAGGGGCAACAGCCCTGTGGCAAAGGGGTCTAGCGTCCCCAGGTGCCCGGCTTTGCGCACCTTGAGGGCCCGCCGGATCTGGCGCACCACCTCAAAGGAGGTGGGCCCCGCCGGCTTGTCGATCAAGAGCAGCCCGTTCACGCCGTTTTCAGGAATGCGCCTCACTGCTGCTCGTCCAGAATTTGCCTGATCTGCCGCGCCAGTTCAGGTAATTTGTTGTGAACAATATCCCAGATGATCTTCAGGGAGAGGCCGAAATATTCATGAATCAAAATATTTCTCAGCCCGACAATCCTTTTCCATTCTATCTCGGAATAGCGATGTCGAATCTCTTCCGGAATCTTACTGCTGGCCTCGCCGATGATCTCTAGATTACGAATCACTGCATCAATGGTTTTGTCATCCTCAATAAAGCCTTCATACGTCATGTTTTGAGTATATTTAAAAACTTTTTGTATTGCCTCCTCTATATCAGCCAAATAATTTTTAAAATCCCGGGGCATAAACGGCTTCCCGCAGGATACTGTCCCGCAGGCGCGGTTTGATGGCGTCCGTCAGAACGAGGTCCACCGGACACGCAAATAAATCTTCCAGAAATTCTTTGACCTCCATATAAGAGTCAAAGGTTTCGTGTTCGAGTTCCACCAGGAAATCCAGGTCGCTGGTTTCCCGGGCCTCGTGGCGGACCAAAGAGCCGAACAGTCCCAGCTTGCGAACCCCCAAAGCGCGCAGCCTTTCCCGGTGTTCTTCGAGGACCCGGAAGACCTCATCCACACTTCGAGGTCTCATGTACAAAGATCCTCACTCATTTCGCTGCTCACTCATTCACCCCGGGGCTCTCCCTGGCCGATCTCCCGGAGAAGGGCCTCCAGGCGTGCGGCCCGGTCCAGGGTCTCATCCGGCAGAAAGTGAAACTCCGGCATAAGCCGCAGGATATGGGCCTTGGCCACCTCCCCCCGGATGAAGCCCAGGGCCTTGTGCAAGGCCGCCAGCACCTGCTCCCGATCGGCGCCCTGCCGCACCACATAGTAAACCCGGGCCTGCTTCAGGTCCGGCGTCATCTCCACCTCGGTGAGGGTGAGCTCCAGGAGGCGGGGATCGGCGCACTTGGTGAGGAGGATGGTGGCCAGGGTCTCCTTCAAGAGCTCGGCCACCCTCACCGGCCGTTTCACGGGGGCGCGGCGACGCATCAGGATTCCAGAAAACAGAGCTCCACCTGGGAGTCCACGATCTCCGCCAGGTGCTGCTCCTCCACAAAGCGCATGATCTGCTCCAGCCGGGTGGTGAGGAGGCCGGCGTCGTTTCCCACCAGGGCCACCCCCACCTGGGCCTTCTGCCACAGGTCGTGGTCGTCCACCTCCGCCACCGCGGCCTCAAAGCGGTGCCGCACCTTGTCGATGAGGCTTTTCACCACCTTGCGCTTCCCCTTCAGGGAATGGTTCTCGGGGAGGAGCAGGATGATCCGGGCGGCGGCCACCACCATTAATTATTCCTCAGAGTCCAAAGTCCAAGGTCCAAGGTCCAAAGTCCAAAGTCCAAGGTCCAAAGTCCAAGGTCCAAAGCCCAAGGTCCAAAGCCCAAAGCCCAAAGTCAATGGTCCAAGGTCAAAAGCCCAAAGCCAGAAGTGAGAAGTCCAGGGTTCAAAGTCCATAGCCCAAGGTCAAAGATTTAAGTCGATAGTCACTTCCATTGAGAAAGTTCCGGCTTGTTGGGTATCGCTTTTACGCGCTGAGCCCCTGTCATTTCCGATTCTGCCCTTCGGACCGGGGACTTTGCGCCTGACTTTGGACTTTGGACCAGGGACTTTGGACTACTCCCTGGCTTCGCCCCGGCTCGGCCCGGAGAGCTCGGCCTTGACCTTCTCCTGGACGTAGACCTCGATGAGATCGCCGGGCTGGAAGTCGGTGAAGCGGTCCAGGCCGATGCCGCATTCGTAGCCGGCCTGCACTTCCTTGACATCCTCCTTGAAGCGCTTGAGGGAGACGAGCTTGAGGCCCTCGGCCAGCACCTCGCCGCCCCGCTTCACCCGGGCCAGGGCGTTTCTCTCCACCTTGCCGTCGGTCACCATGCAGCCGGCCACGGTGCCCACCTTGCTGATGGTGAACACGGCCCGCACCTCGGCGGTGCCCAGAGCCCGCTCGGCCACCACCGGCTCCAGCATGCCTTCGAGGGCGGCCTGGACATCATGGAGTAGGTTGTAGATGATGTCGTAGAAGCGCACATCCACGTGCTCCTGCTCCGCCAGGGCCTGGGCCTTGGGGTTGGCCTTGACGTTGAAGCCCACCACGATGGCGTCCGAGGCGGAGGCCAGCATGATGTCGCTTTCGCTCACCTCGCCGATGCCGGTGTGGATGAGGTTGACCTTGATCTCCTCGTTGCCCAGCTCCGAGAGGGCCTTGGTCAAGGCCTCGATGGAGCCCATGACGTCGGCCTTGAGAACGATCTTCAGCTCCTTGACGGTGCCTTCCTTGATCTGCTGGTAGAGCTTCTCCAGGCTGACGCGGCTCAGCTTGGCCAAAGCCGCCTCCCGCTGCTTCTGCTGGCGCATCATGGCGATCTGCTTGGCCTTGCGCTCGTCTTCCAGGACCTGGAACTCATCCCCGGCCTCGGGGACGCCGCTGAACCCCTGGACCTCCACCGGCAGGCCCGGGGTGGCCTCCTCCACCCGGTTGCCCCGGTCGTCGAACATGGCCCGCACCCGGCCGTACTGGGTGCCGCAGACGAAATAGTCGCCCTGCTTCAGAGTGCCCTTGAGCACCAGCACGGTGCCCACCGGCCCCCGGCCTTTGTCCAGCCGGGATTCCACGATGCGGCCCTGGGCGGGGCAGTCCACCGGCGCCTTCAGGTCCAGGATCTCGGCCTGGAGGAGGATCTTCTCCAGCAGGTCATCGATGCCCAGGCGCTGCTTGGCGGAGACCTCGGAGAAGAGCACATCGCCGCCCCACTCCTCGGGGACGATGCCCAGGTTGGCCAGCTCCCGCTTCACCCGCTCGGGGTTGGCCCCCGGCTTGTCGATCTTGTTCACCGCCACCACCACCGGCACATTGGCGGCCCGGGCGTGGCTGATGGCCTCCTGGGTCTGCTCCATGACGCCGTCGTCGGCGGCCACCACCAGGACCACCAGGTCGGTGACCTGGGCGCCCCGGGCCCGCATGGCGGTGAAGGCCTCGTGGCCGGGGGTGTCCAGGAAGACCACCTCGCCCCGGTCCTCGGGGAGCTTGACGTGATAGGCGCCGATGTGCTGGGTGATGCCGCCGGCCTCCGTCTCGATGACCCGGCTCTTGCGGATGGCGTCCAACAGGGAGGTCTTGCCGTGGTCCACGTGGCCCATGATGGTGACCACCGGCGGCCGGGGCACCAGGGCGGTGCCTTCCGTCACCGCCGCGGCCTGGGCCAGCAGGTCCTCTTCCTGGGGGGTGGCCCGCTCCACCTCGAAGCCGAACTCGCTGGCCACCAGCACCGCGGCGTCAAAGTCGATGGGATGGTTGATGGTGGCCATGAGCCCCATCTTGAGGAGCTGCTTGATGACCTCGCCGGACTTGATGCCCATGCGCTTGGCCAGGTCGCCCACGGTGATGGACTCCCCCACCTTGATGCGGCGCTTGATGGCCTTGGGCACGGTGAGTTCGGCCCGGGAGACCTTCTTCACCGCCTTTTTCAGGCCCTTTTTCTTGCCGGGCAGGCGGATCTCCCCCTCGCCGTAAAGGGTGTCCCGCTCCCTGACCTCCCGCTTTTTGCCGGCCTTGCCGGCCTTGGGGATCTCCACCACTTCCGGGCGCTTGCCCTTGGCGGCCTTCTTGGGTTTGGGCACCTCCGCCGGCTTCTTCTCCGGGAGCACCACCGGCTTGACCTCTCCGGTCGCCCGGGCGGGGCCCGCAGGGGCTTCCGCCGCCGGGGAAACCACCGGGCGCACGGGCGGCGCTTCCACCTTGGGCGGCTCCGGGGGCAGGCTGATGATCCTGGCCGGAGTTTCCTTTTTGCGCGCCTTGGGTTTGGGCCGCTTGGGGGCAGGGGTCACCGGCTCCGCCGGGGCCACGG
This DNA window, taken from Desulfobaccales bacterium, encodes the following:
- the pnp gene encoding polyribonucleotide nucleotidyltransferase; translated protein: MMKKYVVEVGGRDLTFEVGRLAQQASGSVLVRYGENAVLATAVISEQKREGIDFLPLTVDYIEKAYAAGRIPGGFFRREMGRPSEKETLTSRLIDRPLRPLFPKGLFNEVQIIATVLSGDLEIDPDISALNGAAAALEISPAPFKGPVAAVRVGKVDGRLVVNPTNTELKDSTLNLIVAGVPDGLVMVEGGARMATEDEILEALFFAQERLQPILATIRLMGEEVGKTKWPLPEAPDYGDLPERVRELAEARLLMAVTQPEKKARREGVEALLREVLEALGPEAAGREKDVAAIFQDLQKKVVRRYVLSEKRRIDGRSFTDIRPIWGEVGMLSRTHGSAIFTRGETQALAVTTLGTPSDEQRIETLLGETFKSFMLHYNFPPYCVGEARMLRGPSRREIGHGALAERAITPVLVSAEEFPYTIRIVSEVLSSNGSSSMATVCGTSMALMDAGVPVKGAVAGVAMGLIKEGEEVAVLSDILGDEDALGDMDFKVAGTAEGITALQMDIKMTGITREVLAQALAQAREARLHILGEMNKVIAAPSPVLKEHAPKIVVIQINPDKIREVIGPGGKIIKQIVAQTGVKIDIEDDGRVHISSPTQKAADEAIRIIRELTAEAEVGGIYTGKVKKIMDFGAFVEILPNTDGLVHISELAHHRVKSVSDVLKEGDEVTVKVLEIDRQGKIRLSRKALLPPEPKSSPQEQPKKDRVPKKRSS
- the rpsO gene encoding 30S ribosomal protein S15, with protein sequence MALTAEQKKEIIDRYKLHESDTGSTEVQVAILSERISYLTGHFKTHAKDHHSRRGLIKLVGQRRRLLNYLKRKDIERYRALIEQLGLRK
- the truB gene encoding tRNA pseudouridine(55) synthase TruB, with protein sequence MNGLLLIDKPAGPTSFEVVRQIRRALKVRKAGHLGTLDPFATGLLPLALGAATRLVPFLEDLDKTYLATVELGKETDTQDPTGRVVAERPVAVTETEVRAAAARFVGDIEQVPPLYSALRHQGRRLYELARRGIEVKVHPRKVTIYRLEIQEIRLPRVVLEVTCSKGTYMRTLAHDLGRALGCGGHLAALRRLAVGPFRVDAALPLAEATQNPELARERLIPLADCLPFLPALQVDSREAQRLAQGQAVAVPPPAEGPNGRVRVLSEGRLLAVAEWRRDPRGLMLAPVRVFSRSPE
- a CDS encoding DUF86 domain-containing protein — protein: MPRDFKNYLADIEEAIQKVFKYTQNMTYEGFIEDDKTIDAVIRNLEIIGEASSKIPEEIRHRYSEIEWKRIVGLRNILIHEYFGLSLKIIWDIVHNKLPELARQIRQILDEQQ
- a CDS encoding nucleotidyltransferase family protein — protein: MRPRSVDEVFRVLEEHRERLRALGVRKLGLFGSLVRHEARETSDLDFLVELEHETFDSYMEVKEFLEDLFACPVDLVLTDAIKPRLRDSILREAVYAPGF
- the rbfA gene encoding 30S ribosome-binding factor RbfA, with protein sequence MRRRAPVKRPVRVAELLKETLATILLTKCADPRLLELTLTEVEMTPDLKQARVYYVVRQGADREQVLAALHKALGFIRGEVAKAHILRLMPEFHFLPDETLDRAARLEALLREIGQGEPRGE
- a CDS encoding DUF503 domain-containing protein: MVVAAARIILLLPENHSLKGKRKVVKSLIDKVRHRFEAAVAEVDDHDLWQKAQVGVALVGNDAGLLTTRLEQIMRFVEEQHLAEIVDSQVELCFLES
- the infB gene encoding translation initiation factor IF-2, with product MAETRVFKLAKDLKIEVRELIQRLREDFGLEVGNPYSTIDEATSERVRQLLSQMTPQVEEKRIGDNVKRRRRVAPVVPRAVTPPAETETGAAAPVSPVAVAPEPTRPVPEIPRPPRPRRESRARVVTLPVKEKPVPAPAPPAEETAPTPPVEAVPPVEAVPETPLVEPPVAAAEAPSAPETTPAPAEAALSPTPVAPAEPVTPAPKRPKPKARKKETPARIISLPPEPPKVEAPPVRPVVSPAAEAPAGPARATGEVKPVVLPEKKPAEVPKPKKAAKGKRPEVVEIPKAGKAGKKREVRERDTLYGEGEIRLPGKKKGLKKAVKKVSRAELTVPKAIKRRIKVGESITVGDLAKRMGIKSGEVIKQLLKMGLMATINHPIDFDAAVLVASEFGFEVERATPQEEDLLAQAAAVTEGTALVPRPPVVTIMGHVDHGKTSLLDAIRKSRVIETEAGGITQHIGAYHVKLPEDRGEVVFLDTPGHEAFTAMRARGAQVTDLVVLVVAADDGVMEQTQEAISHARAANVPVVVAVNKIDKPGANPERVKRELANLGIVPEEWGGDVLFSEVSAKQRLGIDDLLEKILLQAEILDLKAPVDCPAQGRIVESRLDKGRGPVGTVLVLKGTLKQGDYFVCGTQYGRVRAMFDDRGNRVEEATPGLPVEVQGFSGVPEAGDEFQVLEDERKAKQIAMMRQQKQREAALAKLSRVSLEKLYQQIKEGTVKELKIVLKADVMGSIEALTKALSELGNEEIKVNLIHTGIGEVSESDIMLASASDAIVVGFNVKANPKAQALAEQEHVDVRFYDIIYNLLHDVQAALEGMLEPVVAERALGTAEVRAVFTISKVGTVAGCMVTDGKVERNALARVKRGGEVLAEGLKLVSLKRFKEDVKEVQAGYECGIGLDRFTDFQPGDLIEVYVQEKVKAELSGPSRGEARE